Proteins co-encoded in one Pseudomonas fluorescens genomic window:
- a CDS encoding efflux RND transporter periplasmic adaptor subunit encodes MKPLWGLSIGLLLVACSKSEPPPEPVRPVLSIKVQALNEETLGRFAGSIQARYESNTGFRVGGRIASRNVDVGAEVEKGTLLATLDPSDQQNQLRSAQGDLAKVEAQLINAQANARRQQALFDRGVGAQAQLDIATTDLKTTQASLDQARAAVNQSKDQLGYTELRSDHKAVVTAWNAEAGQVVTAGQQVVTLAQPDIKEAVIDLPDTLVDQIPSDVVFLVAAQLDPSINTTAVIREIEPQAQSATRTRRARLTLASTPPGFRLGTAISVTLSSAIKPRIELPATALQEVDGKTRIWVIDPQSKTVAPRDISVTSRTDSTVVLAGGVKSGERVVSAGVNSLKSGQAVKLDEDSQ; translated from the coding sequence ATGAAGCCTTTATGGGGGTTGTCCATCGGGCTGCTGCTGGTTGCCTGTTCCAAGAGCGAGCCGCCGCCAGAACCGGTGCGGCCGGTGTTGTCGATCAAGGTCCAAGCGCTGAACGAGGAAACCCTGGGTCGTTTCGCCGGCAGCATTCAGGCGCGCTACGAGAGCAACACCGGTTTCCGCGTCGGCGGTCGGATTGCCAGCCGTAACGTCGACGTGGGTGCCGAGGTGGAGAAGGGCACCTTGCTCGCCACTCTCGATCCGTCCGACCAGCAGAACCAGTTGCGCTCGGCCCAGGGTGATCTGGCGAAAGTCGAGGCGCAACTGATCAACGCCCAGGCCAACGCCCGGCGTCAGCAGGCGCTGTTTGATCGTGGTGTCGGCGCCCAGGCGCAACTGGACATCGCCACCACGGATTTGAAAACCACCCAGGCGTCCCTCGACCAGGCGCGGGCGGCAGTCAACCAGAGCAAGGATCAACTCGGCTATACCGAGCTGCGTTCCGACCACAAAGCCGTGGTCACGGCGTGGAACGCCGAGGCCGGGCAAGTGGTGACGGCCGGCCAGCAGGTGGTGACGCTGGCACAACCGGATATCAAGGAAGCGGTGATCGATCTGCCGGACACGCTGGTTGATCAGATCCCCAGCGACGTGGTGTTTCTGGTGGCCGCACAACTTGATCCGAGCATCAATACCACGGCGGTCATTCGTGAAATCGAACCCCAGGCGCAAAGCGCCACGCGCACCCGTCGTGCCCGGTTAACCCTGGCCAGCACGCCACCCGGATTCCGCCTCGGCACGGCAATCAGCGTGACCCTCAGTTCGGCGATCAAACCGAGAATCGAATTGCCTGCGACGGCCTTGCAGGAGGTCGACGGCAAAACCCGGATTTGGGTGATCGACCCGCAAAGTAAAACCGTCGCCCCGCGTGACATCAGCGTAACCAGCCGCACCGACAGCACCGTGGTGCTGGCCGGCGGAGTCAAGTCCGGCGAGCGTGTGGTCAGCGCCGGCGTCAACAGCCTCAAATCCGGACAAGCCGTGAAACTCGACGAGGACAGTCAATGA
- a CDS encoding efflux RND transporter permease subunit: MKGSFNLSEWALKHQSFVWYLMFVALLMGVFSYFNLGREEDPSFTIKTMVIQTKWPGATQEETLKQVTDRIEKKLEELDSLDYVKSYTRPGESTVYVYLRDTTSAKDIPEIWYQVRKKIDDIRGQFPQGIQGPGFNDEFGDVFGSVYAFTADGLTMRQLRDYVEQARAEIRNVPGLGKIEMVGQQDEVIYLNFSTRKLAALGIDQRQVVQSLQSQNAVTPAGVIEAGPERISVRTSGQFASEKDLAEVNLKLNDRFYRLADIAEISRGYVDPATPEFRFDGKPAIGLAIAMQKGGNVQAFGKALHERIDQLTADLPVGVGVHTVSDQAVVVEEAVGGFTSALFEAVIIVLVVSFISLGVRAGLVVACSIPLVLAMVFVYMEYSGITMQRISLGALIIALGLLVDDAMITVEMMVTRLEMGETKEQAATFAYTSTAFPMLTGTLVTVAGFVPIGLNASSAGEYTYTLFAVIAVAMIVSWVVAVFFAPVIGVHILSTNVKPHEAEPGRIGRAFNHGLLWSMRNRWWCIGITVLCFVLAVFCMRFVQNQFFPSSDRPEILVDLNLPQNASIDETRKAVDKLEATLKGDPDIVRWSTYIGQGAIRFYLPLDQQLQNPYYAQLVIVSKDFKAREALSQRLRDRLRKDFVGIGSYVQALEMGPPVGRPIQYRVSGKDIDQVRKHAIDLATELDKSPHIGEIIYDWNEPGKVLRIDIAQDKARQLGLSSEDVANLMNSIVSGSPLTQVDDDIYLINVVGRAVDSERGTPETLQNLQIVTPNGTSIPLLAFATVRYELEQPLVWRRDRLPTITIKASVRDEIQPTDLVKVLKPTIDAFAAKLPVGYKVATGGTVEESGKAQGPIAKVLPLMLFLMATFLMIQLHSVQKLFLVASVAPLGLIGVVLALVPTGTPMGFVAILGILALIGIIIRNSVILVTQIEEFEHKGYSPWDAVVEATEHRRRPILLTAAAASMGMIPIAREVFWGPMAYAMIGGIVVATLLTLLFLPALYVAWYKIREPKKDASSSTQ; the protein is encoded by the coding sequence ATGAAAGGGTCTTTCAATCTCTCCGAATGGGCCCTCAAGCATCAGTCTTTCGTCTGGTATCTGATGTTCGTCGCATTGCTCATGGGGGTGTTTTCCTACTTCAATCTGGGGCGCGAGGAAGACCCGTCGTTCACCATCAAGACCATGGTGATCCAGACCAAATGGCCGGGCGCGACCCAGGAAGAAACGCTCAAGCAGGTCACCGACCGCATCGAGAAAAAACTCGAGGAGCTCGATTCTCTCGACTACGTGAAAAGCTACACCCGCCCCGGTGAGTCCACGGTCTACGTGTACCTGCGCGACACCACCAGTGCCAAGGACATTCCGGAAATCTGGTACCAGGTGCGCAAGAAGATCGACGACATTCGCGGCCAGTTTCCCCAGGGGATTCAGGGGCCGGGATTCAACGATGAGTTTGGTGACGTGTTCGGCTCGGTCTATGCCTTCACGGCCGATGGTCTGACGATGCGGCAACTGCGCGACTACGTGGAACAGGCGCGCGCCGAGATCCGCAACGTGCCGGGGCTGGGCAAGATCGAGATGGTCGGCCAGCAGGACGAAGTGATCTACCTGAACTTCTCCACCCGCAAGCTGGCGGCGCTGGGCATCGATCAACGCCAGGTGGTGCAGAGCCTGCAATCGCAGAACGCCGTGACCCCGGCGGGTGTGATCGAAGCCGGGCCCGAGCGGATTTCGGTGAGAACCTCCGGGCAGTTCGCTTCGGAAAAGGACTTGGCGGAGGTCAATCTCAAACTCAATGACCGCTTCTATCGTCTGGCCGACATCGCTGAAATCAGCCGTGGCTACGTCGATCCGGCAACCCCGGAATTCCGCTTCGACGGCAAGCCGGCCATCGGTCTGGCGATCGCCATGCAGAAGGGCGGCAACGTCCAGGCCTTCGGCAAGGCGCTGCACGAGCGCATCGATCAGCTCACCGCCGACTTGCCGGTGGGTGTTGGCGTGCACACCGTTTCCGATCAGGCGGTGGTGGTGGAAGAAGCCGTCGGCGGCTTCACCAGCGCGTTGTTCGAAGCGGTGATCATCGTGCTGGTGGTCAGTTTCATCAGCCTTGGCGTTCGAGCCGGACTGGTGGTGGCGTGCTCGATTCCGTTGGTGCTGGCCATGGTGTTCGTCTACATGGAATACAGCGGCATCACCATGCAGCGGATTTCCCTTGGAGCGCTGATCATCGCCCTCGGGCTGCTGGTGGACGACGCGATGATCACCGTGGAGATGATGGTCACGCGCCTGGAAATGGGCGAGACCAAGGAGCAGGCCGCGACGTTTGCCTACACCTCCACAGCGTTTCCGATGCTCACCGGTACGCTGGTGACCGTGGCCGGTTTCGTGCCGATCGGTCTCAACGCCAGCTCCGCCGGTGAGTACACCTACACGCTGTTTGCGGTGATCGCGGTGGCAATGATTGTGTCGTGGGTGGTGGCGGTGTTCTTCGCGCCGGTGATCGGCGTACATATCCTCAGCACCAACGTAAAACCCCACGAAGCGGAGCCGGGGCGTATCGGGCGAGCGTTCAATCACGGTTTGTTGTGGTCGATGCGCAACCGCTGGTGGTGCATCGGCATCACCGTGCTGTGCTTCGTGCTCGCGGTGTTTTGCATGCGCTTTGTGCAGAACCAGTTCTTCCCGTCTTCCGACCGTCCGGAAATTCTGGTCGACCTCAACCTGCCGCAAAACGCCTCCATCGATGAAACCCGCAAGGCCGTCGACAAACTCGAAGCCACGCTCAAGGGCGACCCGGACATCGTGCGCTGGAGCACTTACATCGGCCAGGGTGCGATCCGTTTCTACCTGCCCCTCGACCAGCAATTGCAGAACCCGTACTACGCGCAACTGGTGATCGTCAGCAAAGACTTCAAGGCCCGCGAAGCCTTGAGCCAGCGCCTGCGAGATCGTCTGCGCAAGGACTTCGTCGGCATCGGCAGCTACGTGCAGGCTCTGGAAATGGGCCCGCCGGTGGGGCGCCCGATTCAGTACCGGGTCAGCGGCAAGGACATCGATCAGGTGCGCAAGCACGCCATCGACCTCGCCACTGAACTGGACAAGAGTCCGCACATCGGCGAGATCATTTACGACTGGAACGAGCCCGGCAAAGTCCTGCGCATCGACATCGCGCAGGACAAGGCGCGTCAGCTCGGACTGTCCTCGGAAGATGTGGCCAACCTGATGAACAGCATTGTCAGTGGCTCGCCGCTGACTCAGGTCGACGACGATATCTACCTGATCAATGTGGTCGGGCGGGCGGTGGATTCCGAGCGCGGCACACCGGAAACCCTGCAGAACCTGCAGATCGTCACGCCCAACGGTACGTCGATTCCGCTGCTGGCCTTCGCCACCGTGCGCTATGAACTGGAGCAGCCGCTGGTGTGGCGTCGCGACCGTCTGCCGACCATCACCATCAAGGCCTCGGTGCGCGATGAAATCCAGCCGACCGACCTGGTGAAAGTCCTCAAACCGACCATTGACGCCTTCGCCGCCAAGCTGCCGGTGGGGTACAAGGTCGCCACGGGCGGTACGGTCGAAGAGAGCGGCAAGGCCCAGGGGCCGATTGCCAAGGTGCTGCCGCTGATGCTGTTCCTGATGGCGACTTTCCTGATGATCCAGTTGCACAGCGTGCAGAAGCTGTTCCTGGTGGCCAGTGTCGCGCCGCTCGGGCTGATCGGCGTGGTGCTGGCGCTGGTGCCGACCGGTACGCCGATGGGCTTCGTGGCGATCCTGGGGATTCTGGCGCTGATCGGCATCATCATCCGCAACTCGGTGATCCTCGTGACGCAGATCGAAGAGTTCGAGCACAAGGGCTACTCGCCCTGGGATGCGGTGGTGGAAGCGACCGAGCACCGGCGCCGGCCGATTCTGCTGACCGCCGCAGCGGCGAGCATGGGCATGATCCCGATCGCCCGGGAAGTGTTCTGGGGCCCGATGGCCTACGCGATGATCGGCGGGATTGTGGTGGCGACACTGCTGACGCTGCTGTTCCTGCCGGCGCTGTATGTGGCCTGGTACAAGATTCGCGAGCCGAAGAAAGACGCCTCGTCATCGACACAGTGA
- a CDS encoding glycoside hydrolase, whose amino-acid sequence MLTVTCWLRALLLIAGLCLSSLSWADTLLENSLWRVQLDPATLAVHITPAGRETVLASTGIAPHKVSQLSKRNNRLDWQWDDGAWSLSATLDERDLSFSITAREPAELEFLRQPARAMGKGLIWPLAEGHYVPRGDPVWQAFLLNQGEFNTTQDLSLPLWGVEHDGFSLHWLMTNPYNNRLLFSAQGKALALSARHRFTSLDPSAPLTFTLFLGVADPLAGAKRYRQWLIDNGRYETLTSKFLKTPEAKRLSGASHLYLWGNDLLGAKDVRSWPMLLDILRGGGSLASGLKAGMDREALQILATGGELNRYQKTVLLRGLNHALNTLARKTWQARAVPDMRALVNGYADVRAQVAADLGEALTPEPERWGSTFSLDTIKQLQNAGLSRLWLGLGEGWEGGLWHPETIKAGVAAGYLIAPYDSYETALSRGENPDWTTAHLGDRANLECAIVKSDGTLKSGFQQSGHYTDPRCVRQLLEQRVAAIRDAAGFNSWFLDAYATGMLFDSYRPGATMTQAQNAEGNIGASRWINEVLKLPAGSEDGNATTARGVLLAHGMQTPVIGWGDVEMSKKTESRYFAGKWYPPEQPEVFFKPVPIKESLRRIHFDPASRLPLYQAVFHGSVITSHHWLFDSLKLTNVRADNELAQLLYNVAPLYHLSVDTLAQRLPQIARQDAFFRPLHERLAAQALTGFEWMSEDRLVQQTAFEDGTQLLANFDVQAHEVQGQILPGRSITVRSPESAPALYQVETGP is encoded by the coding sequence ATGCTGACCGTTACTTGCTGGCTGCGCGCGCTATTGCTGATTGCCGGTTTATGCCTGTCGTCCCTGTCCTGGGCCGACACGCTATTGGAAAACTCGCTGTGGCGCGTTCAGCTCGATCCGGCAACGCTGGCTGTCCATATCACCCCTGCGGGCCGTGAGACGGTGCTGGCGTCGACGGGAATTGCCCCGCACAAGGTCAGTCAGTTGAGCAAGCGCAACAACCGCCTCGACTGGCAATGGGATGACGGAGCCTGGTCCCTCAGCGCCACGCTCGATGAGCGTGATCTGTCCTTCTCGATCACGGCGCGTGAGCCCGCAGAACTGGAATTTCTGCGTCAGCCCGCCCGCGCGATGGGCAAGGGGCTGATTTGGCCTCTGGCCGAGGGGCACTACGTGCCGCGCGGCGATCCGGTGTGGCAGGCATTTCTGTTGAATCAGGGTGAATTCAATACCACTCAGGACCTGAGTTTGCCGCTCTGGGGCGTTGAACATGACGGATTCAGCCTGCACTGGCTGATGACCAATCCCTACAACAATCGGCTGCTGTTCAGTGCCCAAGGCAAGGCGTTGGCACTGTCGGCCCGGCATCGCTTCACTTCACTCGATCCATCGGCGCCATTGACGTTCACCCTGTTCTTGGGGGTGGCCGACCCGTTGGCCGGCGCCAAACGCTACCGGCAGTGGCTGATCGATAACGGGCGCTATGAAACCTTGACCAGCAAATTCCTGAAAACACCTGAGGCGAAGCGGCTGTCGGGCGCCAGTCATCTGTACTTGTGGGGCAACGACCTGCTGGGGGCCAAAGATGTGCGCAGTTGGCCCATGCTGCTCGACATCTTGCGCGGTGGTGGCTCGCTGGCCAGTGGCCTGAAAGCGGGAATGGATCGTGAGGCGTTGCAGATCCTGGCCACTGGCGGGGAGTTGAACCGTTATCAGAAAACCGTACTTTTGCGCGGTCTCAATCACGCCCTGAATACCCTGGCGCGCAAGACCTGGCAGGCCCGGGCCGTGCCGGACATGCGGGCGCTGGTCAACGGTTACGCCGACGTGCGCGCACAAGTGGCAGCCGACCTCGGTGAGGCGCTGACCCCCGAACCCGAGCGCTGGGGCAGCACGTTTTCGCTGGATACGATCAAGCAATTACAGAACGCCGGGCTGTCCCGTTTGTGGTTGGGACTGGGTGAGGGCTGGGAGGGCGGACTCTGGCACCCCGAGACGATCAAGGCAGGCGTGGCGGCGGGCTATCTGATCGCACCGTACGATTCCTATGAAACGGCGCTGAGCCGTGGTGAGAATCCTGATTGGACCACCGCACATCTGGGGGACAGGGCAAATCTCGAGTGTGCAATCGTGAAGAGCGACGGAACGCTGAAAAGCGGCTTCCAGCAATCGGGGCATTACACCGACCCTCGCTGCGTGCGGCAGCTGCTTGAGCAACGGGTCGCGGCCATTCGCGACGCCGCCGGTTTCAACAGCTGGTTTCTCGATGCCTATGCCACCGGCATGCTGTTCGACAGCTACCGTCCCGGGGCAACGATGACCCAGGCACAGAATGCCGAAGGCAACATCGGGGCATCACGCTGGATCAATGAAGTGCTGAAGCTGCCCGCCGGCTCGGAGGATGGCAACGCAACGACCGCGCGAGGCGTGCTGCTCGCCCATGGCATGCAGACGCCGGTGATCGGTTGGGGCGACGTTGAAATGAGCAAGAAAACCGAATCCAGGTACTTTGCAGGCAAGTGGTATCCGCCGGAGCAGCCAGAGGTTTTCTTCAAACCTGTGCCGATCAAAGAGTCGTTGCGGCGTATTCACTTTGATCCGGCCAGCCGTTTGCCGTTGTATCAGGCGGTGTTCCATGGCTCGGTGATCACGTCCCACCATTGGCTGTTCGATAGCCTGAAACTGACCAATGTACGGGCGGACAACGAACTTGCGCAGTTGCTCTACAACGTTGCGCCGCTGTATCACCTCAGTGTCGACACGCTTGCGCAGCGATTGCCGCAGATTGCCCGTCAGGATGCGTTCTTCCGGCCTTTGCATGAACGTCTGGCGGCCCAGGCGCTCACCGGTTTCGAATGGATGAGCGAAGATCGGCTGGTGCAGCAGACAGCCTTTGAAGACGGCACGCAATTGCTGGCCAACTTTGATGTGCAGGCGCACGAGGTACAGGGGCAGATCCTTCCCGGGCGGAGCATCACGGTGCGCTCGCCGGAGAGTGCACCTGCCTTGTATCAGGTTGAGACAGGGCCCTGA